In Phaseolus vulgaris cultivar G19833 chromosome 7, P. vulgaris v2.0, whole genome shotgun sequence, the genomic stretch TCCTGGGCTTCTATTGCCATCACTTCTCTAGCATATTTCCTGCGTTGGGAGGCGGTGCACCCTCCTCCTGAGAATCCTCCAGAGATTGTGTTCATCTCTCTATggatgggcacctcgtgccctTGATCTCTTGTTGGGGCTACTGATGTCGGAGCCCCCTGCGGTTCTTGTAGGTATTCTTTCAAGAAACCATTCCTTACCAGTTCATCTAACTGGAATCCTAATGCCAAACAATTGCGTAGGCTGTGCCCAAaggcttggtggaactcgcaccaagtgTCTTATTTGGGCCCTAGCCTCTTGTCGGTCTTCGGTGGAGACTTCAGCTTGTCTGCCACGTTAGGGATGACAATCAACTTTTTGAGGTCCATTCGAAAATTGTGTGTGGTGGGGGTGTTTTCCTTCGCAAGTGCCCTGCTTTAAGGCTTCCTTGCTTCATATGGCGGTCGTTTCCCCGGggctttcttctctgtcgtggTCTCATGTACCCTCATGGGCTGAGGACGACCAGTTCCCCGAGGTTGGACTAGGCCTATGCTTCCGCGCTTCTCTGTGACCTCTTCCTCTGCAACAATGTGGGCTATGACTCTGTGGCGGATCTCGCTGAACGTCTTTGGGCGGCACCTTATCAGAGAATCACTGAAGGGTCCTGGCAGCACCCCTCGTCTGAAGGCGTGTACTgtcatatcttcatctttggtGTGCAGCTTCACCATTAGTGCCCTGAACCTGTTCAAGAATTCCTTCAAAGGCTCTCCCTGGTATTGCTTTACGTCAAAGAGATCGTAAGAGATAGGAGGGGGAGCATGGTTGACAATGTATTGCTCTCTGAATAATGTTGAGAATTGGTCGAAGGAGGTAATGTGTCCATTAGGGagactgatgaaccagtccaatGTCGTGCCTGAGAATGTACTCATAAACAGCTTATAGTGCATGGCGTCAGTGCCACCTGAGATCATCATCTGGCTGTGGAAAATCGTGATATGGGCCTCTGGGTATTCTACGCCTATGAAGGCGATCTTTGGACCCATGAAGCTGGATGGTATCACAATGTCCATGATTGCTTGCGAAAATGGCATGGGACGAGCCCTAACTGTATGGGCGGGGTTCGCTCATTTGTTGTACGCTCACCCATGCGTTGCAAATCTCTGCGCAGTTCTTCGTTGGCTCTGCGCAGTTCCTCATTGTTTGTGTGCAACATTTCCATGTCATTCTGGTATCGGTTCTGGCGAGGCGCTTGCTCGGATTGAACCTCAACCAGAATCCTGTCCTGGTCAACCTTGGACGCTGCTACAGCCTACTGAAGCGCGCGAATGGTCTCCACGAGTTGTTGCATGGAGACGTTGTCTCCTCCTTCTAGTGCAGATGCACCTTGCCTCGTATTGCTCATGTTGTTGGATGGCTCTCAACACGATTGTGAATGGGACCTAGTTTTATCAGGGGAGCCACATGTTCTCATCGGTTGACTCAGCCgtcgttgacttcaaaggcagatggtggctcctcctatttTTCTGGTGGTTTCTACTCTCTCCTTGGGTGGTCAagagtggctccgttgaaatagagggggtcctacctgttgattgcactccgacaatcaaatcagtactgggctaagaaacaataGGTATGTAAAAGCATTTTCAGTATTAgaaatgacgtacctttctagggttcttaccaccctttatataggttgtatctaggtCAACTCCTTATCCCACGAGGATCTTTTCTTAAGTGGAATTAGGATTACTGGTGAGACATCCTGTGACGCGTCGCACAAGCTTGGCGCAGCCGCCGCACAAAACTTGCCTCTTCTGGAGTGCGTAATCTTACAATATGGTCGCTAGGGCACCGACTCATGTACCAGCGTTGCGGGGCCATCTgttctatgggtgccctaagtattcacgtgccatgcatgcagtctttccttggaaaccctaacccttatGGGCCTTAGTGCTTACAAGGAttatttacttgtgctagatCTGAACGTattatacacaccacatgcatgaacCCTTTCGTGACTTAGGTCCTTCTTACGTCTTGATGATAACTCCTTATTATTTATGGGGCCCACTTACTTGACCTCCTTAATGCGACCAGACCACCAATGTTCGATATCATCATCTGACGCCGATGTCTGATATCGATCTCTGCAACCGATGTATGAGGTCTGACCAGTACAATATTAATTTGGTtaagttaaaatatatatttaatatgagAAGTTCGATTATGTTGACCCACAAGTTCgcattatttattaaattatgtaaGGTTTTTGAATATTATGCTGATCACATGTTATGTATCTCCTTAGCTCATTTAATGTTCTCAACATGATTTGATTCGTAAAACTCAAACTTTGTTTCTTTCTCTCaagcattttttttcttcaaaatatttgtttaaatcTTAATACGAGTAGGTGTTATTATTCATTGCTAACATGAAAAAAGGACTTTTGATGTAAATTGGTGGCTTCTTTGtaacatttattatatttaaacaaattttgtaatatttctACATATAACCAAATTCTgcgttttagtttttttaattaatatataataaaaaaattattaagtattatatt encodes the following:
- the LOC137829249 gene encoding uncharacterized protein is translated as MDIVIPSSFMGPKIAFIGVEYPEAHITIFHSQMMISGGTDAMHYKLFMSTFSGTTLDWFISLPNGHITSFDQFSTLFREQYIVNHAPPPISYDLFDVKQYQGEPLKEFLNRFRALMVKLHTKDEDMTVHAFRRGVLPGPFSDSLIRCRPKTFSEIRHRVIAHIVAEEEVTEKRGSIGLVQPRGTGRPQPMRVHETTTEKKAPGKRPPYEARKP